The Choristoneura fumiferana chromosome 5, NRCan_CFum_1, whole genome shotgun sequence region AAAAGATATTATCTTCGCAGGAAGATCGCGGTTCAGTCCTTTTATTTGGTTCCAATAAACAAGACGGCATGACAATCTAAcgcgtaaaatttattttaggtacagtcgccatcagatatttcggagcggccaagatGGTGAAAAATATCGGTACAAGCATTctatattattaaggtattaaagttcatgtttcaatatttttgatcaccttggccgctatcaaatatctgatggcgactgtacatatgGATAGACAGAGAAGTAGTCGAAACTATAAAGTAGGACATCACAcatccatatacatataataaagcttcTCATTGCATAGCTTCTCACCAATAGTAACACAGCATGGTAGCAAATGACATGCTGCGGAAGGAGATTTTCGTTGACAAAGTTTTTGGCATTGTTAGCTATCCTGTGCGCGTCGTCGTCGTGGCTGCGAGCCCAGCGCACGCGCGCCGCCAGGTCGGACAGATCGCGCTTCATGGGCACGTAGTGCTCCCACGCGCGGAGGAGCCCGTAGTAATGCTCGTAGTAGGGAGACTCCTGCTTCATCACCAAACTGCCGCCCGCCAGCAGATACGGAAGCCGGTACGAGGCAACCGTGCCATCCACATTTATTTGGTACTTGTActggaataaaatatcaataatgaaatatttattttgttaaggccccatttattttattggaaCATACTTACTAcgacagaatcaaaagcagatatcgaatacatacctgacaatgAATATTTTCAAAGCTAGTTTTAAGGTCCTCATTGAAAATCAGCGCTATGGCTTGCCGTGGTATTACGCGGAGTgaggacctgtttagcgtcatgtatgtcttttatttgttctatgtctGTTTTTaaggcgttaaataaatgtattttctttctttctttagtcgtattttcaataactacaatggaaattgtgacgtatcatgaaattaataaggttcagtttccaactcaacaCAAGTGGttgctaaatcgcctctaccttattaaagGGTTAATACACGCCAAAAACCTAAACAAATGGAGActgtaataattaatattactaacGTTATCAGAAATGAGACTacgatgtaccatcagccaaataaatggtctatcaatttttaaacaagttcctatcaaatgaatatgtccctaaagtcgaactttccagttgacagacacgtctattggcattattgttttatgacatgcaaacgattatcaacttttggctgatggtactaaaAAGAAAAGCTGAAAAACATTGTGGATGATCGGGAGAGAGAATCTGAAAACAAAACCAATCCAAGTTTAATAATGactaaggtaaacgtcccagtgctcgacatGCTTATGCCCAGTAGAGGACACCCTACTCTCaactctattgctaatgaatgacataaaattaaagatggcaactacTGGGACACTGGACAGCGACCAGCATTCTGATGTTTACCGTGTTTACCTCAATGACTTTTAAAATTGTgacatcaaattattttattactcacATCAAAAAACTTAAAGAAGGATATGTGTGGCGTTTTAGGCCCGTACTGTTCTTGTTTATcaagaaaaaagaagaaattgGTGAGCGAGACATTGAAGAGGTCTGGGTGCGCGCGCGCCACGTCTACGAGCGCGAGCCGCTCTGCGCGAGAGTCGCGCCCGCGCCAGAACGCGCGCGCCTCACGCGCCGCCCAAGCGAGCTCCACGCTGCCTTGCACTGACAGTACATCCAAAGTCACTCTGCAATACCACCATATATgtaattaatacaaaattaatccatacttataagattataaatgcgaaagtaattctgtctgtctgtctgttacgctttccaGCGACAAAATAGACCTTgggaacataggctatcttttattgcgaaaaagaggctttaaggggttgaaatagggaatgaaagtttatatggaaggttgtcattatcgaagataaatcgatgaatctttattaaacttgccatttcggcacgtgaaaatatataaatagatatttttttcgcacgtttttagggttccggagccaaaatggcaaaaacggaacccttatagtttcgccatgtctgtctgtctgtctgtccgtccgtccgcggctttgctcagggactatcaatgctagaaagctgacattttgcacggatatatacgtaaactatgccgacaaaatggtacaataaaaaacattttttttttgggtaggtaccttccatagacttAAAGCGGGGGTGGTTTAAAatacctaaggtataaaatatacctaaactatggaagattccgtatgaaatacgaaattcttagagaAATatcacttgattttttcgtaatagctacggaaccctattttgggcgtgtccgacacgctcttggccggtttttaaaattcttcctgtgagggggtgaaataggggatgaaactttatatggaagatcgtcattgtcgaaaataaatcgatggttctttatgaaacgtCGCATTTGggtacttataagaaataaatagatatttgttcaagcgtttttgaaaattttacctgcgagggggtgatagcagaggggatgatgcaaaTTAGAAAATTATACCCGGATGGTAATACAATAACATTAAGTTTACCTTCCCATGTTCTCCAATGTTGATTCGGTTAAATCATAAGTAGGCATAACAATGTCCATGGTATCATCACTACCACACCATGAAAACACTGACAGTAGCTCTGTGTTTTTACGAATTAAAGGCCAATCTCCGAGGTTGATAACTAATTCCATATCTGGCAGTATCACTCTTCTTGATAATGATAGAAGTATATTGTCTGAAAACATGTTGAACCCCACATGCTTACCATAACAATCTCGGtatatcttgttttttttaattacataatgACAAAAGCTTGTGGTATCTGGCTTGTGATACTTTTCAATTATTTGCCCAACTGCatatgtcatgttgacattgcTGAATGGTTCCAGatcaagatttattttttcgtataatatgGGACACCCATACTGCTGCAGCCACAAGCTGATGTCCTTTTCAGGACAGTTGCACTGATCTGGATGGATTGGACCTGCAACATTGTTAacatgttaaaaattaaaactaaaatcctatataaattataaatgcgaaagtttgtttttgtgtgtgtggGCTGGatgcatttggatgaaatttggtatgtagatagctagatgtctggaataacacaaaggctactttttatcctgtaTTCCTACACAGCTATGGGATAaggataaatctcgaaataataaccgctgggcttagaatcatgaaatttggtatgtaggtagctggaaatctggaataacacataggctactttttgtcccgatattcccactggatagggataaaaggataaaatcttgaaatttaaacCGCTTGGTTTTGAGTAATTCAATTTTGGACAGCTGCTCTTAACCACCAATCTGCAATacccatcagaagacccacttgctcgtttgccatcaagtctaataaaaaaagaatacaaaatgtataaactatcatttttcatacaaaatcgtCACCACATTTAAGTtcacatcaaaaaaattaaatctttgaAAACCAAATTTAGTCCAGTTTGTTTTGATAATACAAATTTTACAGGTTAGAATAAAAAAGATGGTCTTAAATTTAGTGGAGACCAGTAACTTTGGCATACCAAAGATTATATTATGTGAATGCCTTCTTTGAAACGGTCACCACACCAGCTGAGTGCATTTCCAAATAGTCTTTCCTTTgtctctccttcctctttggtAATAGTTTACTGCACTGTAATgtaggggaggggggggggttaaTCTGCCATTGGCCTAACCCAGCCAGTGTACATCCTACTTaggttgagtttcttgccagattcttctcaacagaggttttacttcaaccggtggtagattttttttttgacattcataagtggttgttttagcctaaattgaataaagatattttgacttttgactttttgacccctagtccagaggccgtattgcctaacgtttctgacgcctgccatgcaatcaaatgacagatttcgtatacagaaactgtcatttgattgcgatcgcgagtgtcagaaacattaggaaATAACGCCTCTGGTCACGAGTTACAAAGAAAGtctcattattttaatatagcTTACTTTTTGTGTTACTGTTAATAAAGTGTATGGATTGTTAActattataaaatgttattgCAGAAATTATAACAACCTGCATATTTATAAGGCGAACCCTGCACTTGCTTGCTTTTGTAGTATACATTTATTGATACATCATAACAAGTTTCATAAACTTTGTATCTTACAATAAAACTTCCGTCTTTTCTATCCAATTTGTTGACCCAAACACGACAATCTCTGTTTTTCCTGGAGCTACCATTGATTTCAACAGCTAGATCATTGATTAAATCAGGGGTGTATCTGAAAGTAcatttcaaagtttttattaagtttaCATGAAGTAAAGATTAAGTTGGTAATTATTATGATGTTGCTAGTTTGCTACAGCTAatatattgtaataatttttgGTTCTTATTTTAAGCCAAAACACATgagacaaaaaaatacttacgatTTTTCTGTGATAAAAGTGAAGTTAACGAAAAAGTATCTTGCCGGCATAATAATATCTTGAGGATTCAACCCAGGGCCATGgatatgtattgtattttggGTTTGATCTGAGTTAAGGCCCACAGCAGTAACAGAGATATTTTAAACGCCAtcattaagtataatttttagtTAGACGTATtgtttatacataaataaaaaccgcCGGGCGAGGGCACATGAGCGAGCGACAAAGAGTATGCGAGCGAGGGCACAGATTACAAGTTACAAGAATAGTGACCACAGAGTACTTTTTAATACTGAAATAGAGACCTCTCTCGGAAGCTAAAGAAAAGCAACGGCTAAGTGGCGCCCTCTGAATCCTTTCGGTGTTACAATTACCATAACCTACATACCTATCCGTATATGTAGCACTGCATACACACCTATATATATGCCCGTTTAGATcataattttctcaaaatcgACTGCTCTACGGAAAAATAAAGtagcttttttttcaaaaccagTGTTTTAGTTATCTAAAAGTGccaaaaatgtaaaaacactggttttgaaaaaaaaaagctactttATTTTTCCGTAGAGCAGTTGAAATGTTATTTACTGTTCTCTCTGCTTAATTTCAACATGTATGTAAATACAAACAGTATCTGAGACTAATAATTCATTAAACTACAGCAGGCAAGCAATAACATTTTCATTATCAATCAGAAATAAGGGggatgttaataaaaataaaatgctttaattttaatctataacatttattaaaaacattttttgcttTTTCTTGGAAACTATCCCTCGGATCATTCGGTGCAACTTTACAcacatgattttgtttaaagttttacagttgttatatataaaaaatcttgtccactaaatcaaaaataaacctTTTCAGATCACTTTTGTGCTCGT contains the following coding sequences:
- the LOC141427916 gene encoding protein O-glucosyltransferase 2-like, encoding MPARYFFVNFTFITEKSYTPDLINDLAVEINGSSRKNRDCRVWVNKLDRKDGSFIVRYKVYETCYDVSINVYYKSKQVQGSPYKYAGPIHPDQCNCPEKDISLWLQQYGCPILYEKINLDLEPFSNVNMTYAVGQIIEKYHKPDTTSFCHYVIKKNKIYRDCYGKHVGFNMFSDNILLSLSRRVILPDMELVINLGDWPLIRKNTELLSVFSWCGSDDTMDIVMPTYDLTESTLENMGRVTLDVLSVQGSVELAWAAREARAFWRGRDSRAERLALVDVARAHPDLFNVSLTNFFFFLDKQEQYGPKTPHISFFKFFDYKYQINVDGTVASYRLPYLLAGGSLVMKQESPYYEHYYGLLRAWEHYVPMKRDLSDLAARVRWARSHDDDAHRIANNAKNFVNENLLPQHVICYHAVLLLEWSKRLQSEVKVRDGMTPVPQQKFDCDCKSKKQKKREDL